One window from the genome of Nicotiana tomentosiformis chromosome 5, ASM39032v3, whole genome shotgun sequence encodes:
- the LOC104110528 gene encoding uncharacterized protein → MVRGRGKGKKLTVSDHDDPGSDEEEKIPAQKRRGRPQKSLKDDIDEVAEIIEEEDAEDEKTGIPNLEIKSSNALENGKKRKRNTRLKKKHDSAEEENGNGTKSSTDESTRSNGFRHNRHRRKNKPRRAAEAGVECK, encoded by the coding sequence ATGGTTCGAGGTAGAGGGAAAGGGAAGAAACTGACTGTGAGTGACCATGATGATCCAGGAAGCGACGAGGAAGAGAAAATCCCTGCACAGAAGAGACGGGGAAGGCCACAAAAGTCGCTTAAAGATGACATTGATGAAGTAGCTGAAATAATAGAAGAGGAGGATGCCGAGGATGAAAAAACTGGAATTCCAAACTTAGAGATAAAAAGTTCTAATGCATTGGAGAATGGAAAGAAGAGGAAACGGAATACGAGGTTGAAGAAAAAACACGATTCAGCAGAAGAGGAAAATGGTAATGGAACTAAATCAAGCACTGATGAGTCTACTCGATCCAATGGTTTTCGTCATAATAGGCATAGGCGGAAAAACAAGCCTCGTCGTGCTGCAGAAGCTGGTGTTGAGTGCAAATGA